The stretch of DNA GCCTGCTTCGCACACAACTCAGAGCATTCATCAAACTGGCCGAAAAATATACATTAAAAATACTGGTGCCCATGACCTCACTGGCCGAAGATGTTGTTTTTATCCGATCCTTTCTTGAAAAGGAATGTAAAAAACTTAATGTCTACCCTCCAATACAAATCGGATCCATGATCGAAACACCTTCGGCAATTATGGATATTGATAACATTATAAAGAATTCGGATTTTCTCAGTATCGGTACCAATGATCTCATTCAGTATGCTGTAGCAGCGGATAGAGAAACGCTGAGTTGTTCGGAGTACTATGAAGCAGGAGCCCAACTGGTTGCCAAGTCTCTTAAAACTGTCGTACAGAAATCAAAAGACGCCGGCATCGAATGCATTATCTGTGGAGAGATGGCTGCGAATCCCGAATATACAAAGGAACTTATCGATTCCGGCTTCAGGTTTTTCAGTGTTGCTCCGGCCCGTATCAGCACCCTCCGAAAAACACTCGCCGATATCCTCTGATAACGACCTCACCTGTCTGAAATTAAAACGTCATTTCATTTTGAAACGCCCATTTTGCCATAGAGTGCCTGTATTTCGATTTTTCAGCCACTTTTATCTGGCACATGATTTGCAGCTCTCAGAAACAGAAAACAAAATACAACGATTTACCCTGAAGTCACAGGAATCACCAAGAATAAAGTAATAGAATCGGGTTTATAGACAAATTTTGGGGTTTCGAATTTAACCAGAGGAGGTGGTTGTTATGATGTGGCGTATTGATCCGTGGAAAGAGTTGGAGCGAATGAGAAGTGATCTCGACAACATTTTTTCGGGGTCCAATTATGGCGTGACCGGGCGCTCGTTTCCATTAATGAATGCCTACGATAAAGGCGAAGAAATCGTTATTACCGCGGAGTTGCCGGGCATGACCAAAGACGATGTTTCGATTACTTATTCCGACGGCGTGCTGACCTTATCGGGCCAAAAGAAGCCGTTATTCGACAATGACGGCTACGCTCTCGTACGACAGGAACGGTCGTCGGGTGATTTTGAAAAATCATTCACCCTTCCGTGCAAAATCGAGCAGGATAAGATCACCGCGCTCTTTAAAAACGGCATACTGGACATTACCTTACCCAAATGTGAAGAATCCAAACCGAAGCGTATTGCTGTCGATGTGCAATAAAGGAGGTGAGTCGTATGACAACAGAACTGAAGAAAAGAGAACAAAAGACAATTAACAACACTGCCGCCGAACAGATAAATGAGTCGGGTGTTGCGTACAGTCCGGATGTCGACATTTACGCATCGGATGATGCAATACTTTTTGCCGTCGACTTGCCCGGCGTTGAAAAGGGACAGGTAAAAATCGAGGTAACTGAGAACGACACTTTGGTAATCAGAGGGAAAAACTCCTATGCAGAACCCGGCGAGGCGATCCTTCGTCAGTACAAAGTGGGCGATTATTACCGTGCCTTTCAGATAAATAACGATTACGAT from Chitinivibrionales bacterium encodes:
- a CDS encoding Hsp20 family protein, translated to MMWRIDPWKELERMRSDLDNIFSGSNYGVTGRSFPLMNAYDKGEEIVITAELPGMTKDDVSITYSDGVLTLSGQKKPLFDNDGYALVRQERSSGDFEKSFTLPCKIEQDKITALFKNGILDITLPKCEESKPKRIAVDVQ
- a CDS encoding Hsp20 family protein — its product is MTTELKKREQKTINNTAAEQINESGVAYSPDVDIYASDDAILFAVDLPGVEKGQVKIEVTENDTLVIRGKNSYAEPGEAILRQYKVGDYYRAFQINNDYDKDKISGTLENGLLQVKIPKREEAKPRRIEISA